GACGCCGCCCCAGAGCTGTTGGGCAAACTCCACGACCGCTTCGCGTTGGGCGATGAGAGTGACATCCAATGGATAGATCCTTACCCGTTCGTTTTCTCGAATCCCAGCGGCGGCAAAGCGATGCAGAGAGGATTCGCGGGCGGTGAGGATGAGCCGATAAGGAGTTTGGACGAGGAATTTGGACAAGGCGAGGCCTAGCCCGGCGCTGGCGCCAGTGAGTAGAACAACCGGCTGTCGCTCTTCGACACTCTTCATGGAGGGGGCGTGTCACTGGCTACTCTGCTGTAACCGGGGACAAAAGCCTAGGAGGATTTTGAGGACGGCAGCCCTGCCTCGAAAATCCCCTGGGGCCGATCCCCCTTTACAGCCCGCATTCCCGGCGTAGAGTGCCGGGACACATGAACGGTCCCTCCAACCCAGCCAGCGGACCCCAGCGATTCCTTCTCACCGGGGTGGTCATCCTTTTCTGCGCGTATGCTGTTTGGGACGTGCGGCAGCGAGCTCACCAGGCTTCAGCCGCGGCTCAGCGGGACATCGCAGCCTTGCGCGCTCAGCTCGACGCGCGCGATGAGGTGATCCAAGACCTGAAAACCAGCGTTCGGCAGTTGCAGGGTGTGGTCGGGACTAAATCCCCTGGGACCGGACGAACTCCATCCTCTCCCGTGGCCGTGTCTGAGCTCGATTGGGTGGAGCGTCTACACGATTTAGAACTCCGCCAATCCAACATGGTTGCCATGGTGGAGCGGCTGGCCGACAAAATTCCTGATGGGGAAGCTTTGGATCAGATGGCTGGGCAGCTCGAGGCGCTCCTCTTGCGCGAGGAGTTGGCTGAAGGCGATCAGAGCGCTCAAGCCGAGGGGGCCCGCCAGCGTGTGGCAGAACTGCTCCTCAGCCTTTCCGTTCCTGCCGACGTTGCCGAACTGGAGCCCAGCAAGGCGCTCGAAAACTCGGCCTTGCAGGCCTACTGGCCCTATTTCGAAGCTCGTCAACAGAGCGAAGTGATCGACGGTCTCGTGATTCGGATGCGTGCCGCCACTTCGGCGGGACCCGATCGCGGCGGCGGGGGCGGACGTCAGCGCCCGCGTTCAGTCAAGCCTTGATACCCACGGGTCGCCCCAGCATCCGATTCAGCGAATCGGAGGTTTGGTAGATTAATGCCTCGGGGTAGTGCAGGTACGGATGAAAGTATTCGAAGGTGAGATAGCCCCGGTAGCCAACCTGACTGAGAGCCTCCATCACCGCCGGCCAATCGGTCGTCCCGTCGAGCAAAGGACGGAAGGTTTCGAGCGAGTAGTCGGTTCCCTTCTTCGTGTATTCCTTGAAGTGAATGTTTTGGATCCGCTTGCCCAGAATGGGGATCCAGTGCTCGGCGTGCTGGAACATGGAGATATTGCCGGTGTCGAAATGAACCTTGATATGAGGGTTCTGGAAACTGTCCACGAACGCGTTCATCTCCATGGGCGTCATGAGGTAGCCGTTGAAGAAGATGTTCTCCATGTTGAGGAACACCTTGAGTTTCTCGGCTCCGTCGGCCAGCCGTCGGACCGCATCGCGAGCACGCTGATCGCACACGTCGTTCGGAACGGGCTCATGGTCGGTTCGCCAGGGAATGTGAACGGCACCAGGAACGACCAGCACGTTCTCCACTCCCAGGTCATGAGCCGCTTGCGCTATTTTTCCGGCAAGTTCGATGCCGCGTTCGCGTTTGGTGACATCGTTGCTGGTTAGGGGATACGGCCAGAAGAGAAATGAGCAGAGACCGCTGATGGCGATTCCGATCTCATCGGCCATCCGGCGAATGGACTGGTAATCCTTCGTGGTCGCCTTCGGAGAAAGATCATTGTCGAGATCGTAGTTCAGCTCGATTCCATCGAATCCCGCGTCCTTGGCCAACTGGAGGCACTCTCGCAGATTCATCCGCTGGGGGTAGGGAAATGCCCACAGATTGATCGACTTCTTCATGTCGTAACGCTTGGGGGACAGCCGCCGGGCATCGGGCTGGCCAGCCGATGCCTCCGCCGCCGCGGCGGGCGCAGGAGACGCCGCGAGTGCGGCGGCGCTCAGGGCGGCGAGGCTTTTCTTGATGACCTCGCGTCGGTTGAGATTGGGCGAGGCGGATTGCTCCGAGCCATCTGGGTGTGGTGCAGGGTTTTTCATAGGAACGGTGGGTTTTTTGCTCAACGAGCAGGTTCATCGCGCCAGACAAATTCTCCGTGGGTGACACTCCAGTCAGTTCCAAAGAATCCGGCCACTCGGGCTCCATCCGCGGCCTGGCTCAGGCTCTCGAGACCGAAGACGGTGCAGTCTGGAAAGGCTACGCCGGCCAGAAAGTAGGGAACTCGGTCCGTGAGCTTCATTCCCGCCACTCCGGTGCCTCCCACGACTCCGACGCAGGCAATGTCACTATCCGGACGGGGTTGCAGGAAAAGGCAGGCCAGACCATCTCCCGAAAGAGACCGATTCCCGATCTGCACCAGCCCGCGTCGAATCTGGACCGGGCTGCTCGGCAATAACTCGCGCCAGGCTTTGTTGCTGTCGGCATTGCCATACAGGATCACCCCGCGGTCGGGGTAGTCCTTGGCGCGGAACTGGGTGTCGGGAATGATGTCGATGCTCCCGTTGCCCCGATACCAAAAAGCCTCTCCGTCAAACCGTGCCTTGGCGAGCGCCCAGGCATTCTCCGGAGCGGTCCCCTGGGTGCCGTAGACAAACAGAAACCGGTGATTAAAGGCCTCCTTGAACGGGCCGGAGCGGACCGGGCCTTTCACACGGGGCGGAGGTTGAGAGACCTGTCGCCAGTTTCCGTCCTGACGCGAGAACCAGAGCGGCGCTCCGTTTCCAGGAAGAGCGACGTTAGTCACGCTCTGTCCATCCAGCTTCAGTTGGACCGGCTTGCCTGGCTTTAGCTGCGTGGTCTGGAGCCGGAGCCGCTGCACGTTTTCGGAGTTGCCGGTGAAGGTGCGAGCGTTGGGATCCCAAGCGATGTCAATGATGCTCTTGGCCAGCGCCTGGTCCTGCGCTTCGATGGCGACCCAGTGAGATGAAGAGGAAATTCCAGGGTTGACGGTCGTGAAGTGAACCGCGCGCTTGGACACCCAGTCGGGAATGCGATGACGGGCGAACAGGTCAAAGATCGGGGGCCAGTCGACGCAGGGGTTGCCCCACCAATGGCCCGCTCCCGGCTGCTCGTGATACATGAAGTCGCGATGGAAAGGCTCCAGGACTTTGCGCATGGTGCGAGCTTCCGACACGGGAACGTTGTCATCGGCGTCGCCGTGGAGAATGTAGATCGCATGGTTCAGATAGTTGCTGGCCATGAGCAGCGTGTCACTGGATGCGGTGGATCGCTGGAGCAGCGCGCGAACCGCGTTGGTGCTCTCATCGCGACGTCCACCGGCGTAGGAGAAGAAGCTGATCCAACCGGCGCTCGGTGCGATACCCGCAAAACGGTCCGGGAAGGTCGCACCCAGCTGCCAGGTGCCGTGGCCGCCCATGGAGTGGCCGGTGAGATACGTAAGCTGCGCATCTGTGTTGAATTTCTTTTGAGCGTGTTCCAAGACCTCGATGGCATCCCAGCGTCCCCAGTCCTCCCAATCGAAACCATAGGGCCGGCGGTTCGTGGGGGCGACCACATGCGCCCAGGGCTTGGGGGCATACGCTTCGGCCTGGCCTTGGGCTTCGACGCTGGCGCCGTGAGTGCTCAGCACCAAGGCCCGCGCGGGGCGATCGGGGCTTACGGGGCGGGCTGGCGTGATGGCGTAATACTGCACGCTCCCATCGATCTGGCTCACGAATGTCTCCCGGTGGCTTTGATCCGGTTCACGGACACGAAGCGACAACTTCGCGGTGTCGATCGGTTTGGATCGCGCTCCGCGCCGGGTGAGAGTGAGCTCCAAGCTGGCTCGGTTCGTGCGGGATTCCCCGGAGTGACGGAGGCGAAAGCCCACCTTTCGCGTGGTCAGCGGGAGGATGGCGGGGACGGAAGTGGATTCGGTGCGTTGGCCATCCACCGAAGCGTGAAGCACCAGCTGCTCCTGGGTGTTGGTCGTGCTGTTGATCAGGATGATCGATCCCCATTTGTCGGTGGTGTCAGCGCGGAGGATGTCGGGCAGCGTGGTGTCGTGAAGCGCAATCTGGACCGAGGCCGCCGGGGTGCTCAGCTTTGCCCGGATACGACCGCGTCCAGTGGCCAGCAGGATCTCGTTCAACCCTGACTGCATTTGGACCGGGAGAACAGCCGTCCCGTTTTCATAGAGGTCACCCGCGCGAGGCTCTCCGTTGACATAGGCCATGCTATGGCCGGCGGCGTGGAGGAGGAGCACCTCGTTGCGAGGGGAGGAGTAGGGGAGGTAGAGGTAACCACCGCGGGGGCCGGAGTTGGTGAAGGGCAGGCGAGGGATCAGGTTCGCAAACCAGCCATTGGTGTCGGCCTTTACTTTTTCCCATCGCTGGCTGGGCGCGTTGGGCACGTCGATCGTTTCACCTTCCTTGGGCAGGGACCACCGGCCGCTGACGATGCGCTCCTCGATTGCGTCGGTATGAAACGCGCTTCGGCCGCTGCGGGCCACCGCCTTGATGAGCAAGCCCTCGCGGAGGACGGTTTCGTTGCGAGGAGGAGCCGTCGCGGCCATCGTGGAGTACGAGGCCACGGCGATGGCCATCAAGGCGCACAACGGAATGACTCGGATGGTGCGGCCAGCGACCACGTGAGAGAGGAACCTGTACATGGCCTGAACCCTAAATGGGTTGGTGAAGGGACTGCAATCGAAGAGTGAGATCCAGGCTGGCCTCAGTGAGGGGGTATTCGTTAGACTAGGCTGATGGTGCATGGATCACAATCCCCTCCGTTAGGGAAGTCAGACGCTCGGCGTCCGCTCAAGTCCAGGGCGACACTATGGGCCCGGCGGTCGGCCGTTCTCCTGCTTCGTAGCGGCTGCAGCCCTAATCTTGTGTCGGTGTGTAGCGTGGGGTTTGCCACCCTGGCCGCTTGCAGTCTGTGGCTGGTTTCCTCCTGGAACCCACCTCAGCGATCGTGGCTGGTCGGTTGCTGGATCGCCGCGGTCGTAGGGATCCAAGGACGGCTGTGGTGCAACCTGATGGATGGCATGTTGGCGGTCGAGGGTGGCTTGAAGACCCCGAACGGCGAGCTTTACAACGAGGTTCCGGACCGGGTGGCAGATAGCTTGATTTTGATCGGCGCGGGCTTTTCTGCGGGCGTGTGGTCTCCGTGG
This Verrucomicrobiales bacterium DNA region includes the following protein-coding sequences:
- a CDS encoding sugar phosphate isomerase/epimerase, producing the protein MKNPAPHPDGSEQSASPNLNRREVIKKSLAALSAAALAASPAPAAAAEASAGQPDARRLSPKRYDMKKSINLWAFPYPQRMNLRECLQLAKDAGFDGIELNYDLDNDLSPKATTKDYQSIRRMADEIGIAISGLCSFLFWPYPLTSNDVTKRERGIELAGKIAQAAHDLGVENVLVVPGAVHIPWRTDHEPVPNDVCDQRARDAVRRLADGAEKLKVFLNMENIFFNGYLMTPMEMNAFVDSFQNPHIKVHFDTGNISMFQHAEHWIPILGKRIQNIHFKEYTKKGTDYSLETFRPLLDGTTDWPAVMEALSQVGYRGYLTFEYFHPYLHYPEALIYQTSDSLNRMLGRPVGIKA
- a CDS encoding prolyl oligopeptidase family serine peptidase, which translates into the protein MYRFLSHVVAGRTIRVIPLCALMAIAVASYSTMAATAPPRNETVLREGLLIKAVARSGRSAFHTDAIEERIVSGRWSLPKEGETIDVPNAPSQRWEKVKADTNGWFANLIPRLPFTNSGPRGGYLYLPYSSPRNEVLLLHAAGHSMAYVNGEPRAGDLYENGTAVLPVQMQSGLNEILLATGRGRIRAKLSTPAASVQIALHDTTLPDILRADTTDKWGSIILINSTTNTQEQLVLHASVDGQRTESTSVPAILPLTTRKVGFRLRHSGESRTNRASLELTLTRRGARSKPIDTAKLSLRVREPDQSHRETFVSQIDGSVQYYAITPARPVSPDRPARALVLSTHGASVEAQGQAEAYAPKPWAHVVAPTNRRPYGFDWEDWGRWDAIEVLEHAQKKFNTDAQLTYLTGHSMGGHGTWQLGATFPDRFAGIAPSAGWISFFSYAGGRRDESTNAVRALLQRSTASSDTLLMASNYLNHAIYILHGDADDNVPVSEARTMRKVLEPFHRDFMYHEQPGAGHWWGNPCVDWPPIFDLFARHRIPDWVSKRAVHFTTVNPGISSSSHWVAIEAQDQALAKSIIDIAWDPNARTFTGNSENVQRLRLQTTQLKPGKPVQLKLDGQSVTNVALPGNGAPLWFSRQDGNWRQVSQPPPRVKGPVRSGPFKEAFNHRFLFVYGTQGTAPENAWALAKARFDGEAFWYRGNGSIDIIPDTQFRAKDYPDRGVILYGNADSNKAWRELLPSSPVQIRRGLVQIGNRSLSGDGLACLFLQPRPDSDIACVGVVGGTGVAGMKLTDRVPYFLAGVAFPDCTVFGLESLSQAADGARVAGFFGTDWSVTHGEFVWRDEPAR